From the genome of Danio aesculapii chromosome 16, fDanAes4.1, whole genome shotgun sequence, one region includes:
- the fzd1 gene encoding frizzled-1, with protein sequence MAARALFLIALGALSARAQYGDRGMSVPEHGFCQPISIPLCTDIAYNETIMPNLLGHTNQEDAGLEVHQFYPLVKVQCSPDLKFFLCSMYAPVCTVLEQALPPCRSLCERARQGCEALMNKFGFQWPESLACESFPVHGGELCVGQNTTGPSSPVNPTPDATQAAPEFSARGRFQCPASLRVPPYLNYRFLGEDNCGAPCEPRKLHGMMYFSEDEQKFARIWIGIWSVLCCASTLFTVLTYLVDMKRFSYPERPIIFLSGCYTMVSIAYIAGFLLEDKVVCNEQFENEFRTVVQGTKKEGCTILFMMLYFFSMSSSIWWVILALTWFLAAGMKWGHEAIEANSQYFHLAAWAVPAIKTITILAVGQVDGDVLSGVCFVGINSVDALRGFVLAPLFVYLFIGTSFLLAGFVSLFRIRTIMKHDGTKTEKLEKLMVRIGIFSVLYTVPATIVIACYFYEQAFRAHWEQTWSAHSCKTYAVPCPAHNPQMNPDFTVFMIKYLMTLIVGITSGFWIWSGKTLNSWRKFYTRLANSKQGETTV encoded by the coding sequence ATGGCCGCGCGCGCGCTCTTCCTGATCGCCCTCGGAGCTCTGAGCGCCCGCGCGCAGTACGGAGACCGCGGGATGTCGGTGCCCGAGCACGGCTTCTGCCAGCCCATCTCCATCCCTCTGTGCACGGACATCGCCTACAACGAGACCATCATGCCCAACCTGCTCGGCCACACCAACCAGGAGGACGCGGGACTAGAAGTGCACCAGTTTTACCCGCTGGTGAAAGTGCAGTGCTCGCCGGACCTCAAGTTCTTCCTGTGCTCCATGTACGCGCCGGTGTGCACGGTGCTGGAGCAGGCGCTGCCGCCGTGCCGGTCCCTGTGCGAGCGCGCGCGTCAAGGCTGCGAGGCGCTGATGAATAAATTCGGCTTCCAGTGGCCGGAGAGCCTGGCGTGCGAGTCCTTCCCGGTGCACGGCGGAGAGCTCTGCGTGGGACAGAACACCACCGGGCCGAGCTCCCCGGTCAACCCGACTCCCGATGCGACGCAGGCGGCTCCGGAGTTCTCCGCGCGCGGCCGCTTCCAGTGCCCGGCGTCGCTCAGAGTCCCTCCGTACCTCAACTACCGCTTCCTGGGTGAGGACAACTGCGGAGCGCCATGCGAGCCCAGAAAACTGCACGGCATGATGTACTTCAGCGAGGACGAGCAGAAGTTTGCGCGCATCTGGATCGGGATCTGGTCCGTCCTATGCTGCGCTTCAACTTTATTCACAGTTCTGACTTATCTGGTGGACATGAAGCGCTTCAGCTACCCGGAGAGACCCATCATATTCCTGTCCGGCTGCTACACCATGGTGTCCATCGCCTACATCGCCGGATTTCTCCTGGAGGACAAAGTGGTCTGCAACGAGCAGTTCGAGAACGAGTTCAGGACTGTGGTCCAGGGCACCAAGAAGGAAGGCTGCACCATATTGTTCATGATGCTGTACTTCTTCAGCATGTCCAGCTCCATCTGGTGGGTGATCCTGGCGCTCACCTGGTTCCTCGCGGCCGGGATGAAATGGGGTCACGAGGCCATCGAGGCCAACTCGCAGTACTTCCACCTCGCGGCCTGGGCAGTCCCGGCCATCAAAACCATCACCATCTTGGCTGTGGGTCAGGTGGACGGGGACGTGCTCAGCGGAGTGTGCTTTGTGGGCATCAACAGCGTGGACGCGCTGCGCGGATTCGTGCTCGCGCCGCTCTTCGTGTACCTGTTCATCGGCACCTCGTTCCTCCTGGCGGGATTCGTGTCGTTGTTCCGCATCAGGACCATCATGAAGCACGACGGCACGAAAACGGAGAAACTAGAGAAGCTGATGGTGCGGATCGGGATCTTCAGCGTGCTCTACACGGTTCCGGCCACCATCGTGATCGCCTGTTACTTCTACGAGCAGGCCTTCCGCGCGCACTGGGAGCAGACGTGGAGCGCGCACTCGTGCAAGACATACGCGGTGCCGTGTCCCGCGCACAACCCGCAGATGAACCCGGACTTCACGGTGTTCATGATCAAATACCTGATGACCCTGATCGTGGGCATCACCTCCGGCTTCTGGATATGGTCTGGAAAGACGCTCAATTCCTGGAGGAAGTTTTACACGAGACTGGCGAACAGCAAACAGGGAGAAACCACAGTGTGA